The following proteins are co-located in the Lagenorhynchus albirostris chromosome 2, mLagAlb1.1, whole genome shotgun sequence genome:
- the DPM3 gene encoding dolichol-phosphate mannosyltransferase subunit 3, whose protein sequence is MTKLAQWLWGLALLGSTWAALTTGALGLELPLSCREVLWSLPAYLLVSAGCYALGTVGYRVATFHDCEDAARELQSQIQEARDDLARRGMRF, encoded by the coding sequence ATGACGAAATTAGCGCAGTGGCTGTGGGGGCTGGCGCTCCTGGGCTCCACCTGGGCTGCTTTGACCACGGGagccctgggcctggagctgCCATTGTCTTGCCGGGAGGTCCTGTGGTCACTGCCCGCCTACTTGCTGGTGTCCGCCGGTTGCTATGCACTGGGTACTGTGGGCTATCGCGTGGCCACTTTTCACGACTGCGAGGACGCCGCCCGCGAGCTGCAGAGCCAGATCCAGGAGGCCCGAGACGACTTGGCCCGCAGGGGGATGCGCTTCTGA
- the SLC50A1 gene encoding sugar transporter SWEET1 isoform X1, with the protein MEAGGLADSLLSGACVLFTLGMFSTGLSDLKHMRMTRSVDSVQFLPFLTTDVNNLSWLSYGALKGNWTLIVVNAVGAVLQTLYILVYLHYCHRKHAVLLQTATLLGVLVLGFGYFWLLVPDTETRLQQLGLFCSVFTISMYLSPLADLAKVIRTKSTQRLSFSLTIATLLTSASWTFYGFRLKDPYIVVPNLPGILTSFIRFWLFWKYPQEQDRNYQLLQT; encoded by the exons ATGGAGGCGGGCGGATTGGCCGACTCGCTTCTTTCCGGAGCTTGCGTGCTCTTCACCCTCGGCATGTTCTCCACCGGCCT CTCGGACCTCAAGCACATGCGGATGACCCGGAGTGTGGACAGTGTCCAGTTCCTGCCCTTTCTCACCACGGACGTCAA CAACCTGAGCTGGCTGAGTTATGGGGCCCTGAAGGGAAACTGGACGCTAATCGTCGTCAACGCCGTGGGTGCTGTGCTTCAGACCCTGTATATCTTGGTGTATCTGCACTACTGCCATCGGAAG CATGCTGTGCTCCTTCAGACTGCAACCCTGCTGGGGGTCCTTGTCCTGGGTTTTGGCTACTTTTGGCTCCTGGTGCCCGACACTGAGACCCGGCTTCAGCAGCTGGGCCTCTTCTGCAGTGTCTTCACCATCAGTATGTACCTCTCACCACTAGCTGACTTG GCCAAGGTCATTCGTACTAAATCGACCCAACGTCTCTCCTTTTCACTCACCATTGCCACCCTCCTCACCTCTGCCTCCTGGACGTTCTATGGGTTTCGACTAAAAGATCCCTACATTGTG GTGCCCAACCTTCCAGGAATCCTCACCAGCTTCATTCGCTTCTGGCTTTTCTGGAAATACCCCCAGGAGCAAGACAGGAACTATCAACTTCTACAAACCTGA
- the EFNA1 gene encoding ephrin-A1 isoform X2 has protein sequence MEFLWAPLLGLCCSLAAADRHTVFWNSSNPKFRNEDYTVHVQLNDYLDIICPHYEDESVADAAMERYTLYLVEREQYQLCQPQSKDQVRWQCNQPSARHGPEKLSEKFQRFTPFTLGKEFKEGHSYYYISKPIHYQEDQCLRLKVNVNGKITHSPQAHANAQEKRLPADDPEVQVLHSIGHSAAPRLFPLAWAVLLLPFLLLQTL, from the exons ATGGAGTTCCTCTGGGCCCCTCTCTTGGGTCTGTGCTGCAGTCTGGCCGCTGCTGACCGCCACACCGTCTTCTGGAACAGTTCAAACCCCAA GTTTCGGAATGAGGACTACACAGTACACGTGCAGTTAAATGACTACCTGGACATCATCTGTCCTCATTATGAGGATGAGTCTGTGGCAGACGCTGCCATGGAGCGGTACACACTGTACCTGGTGGAGCGCGAGCAGTACCAACTGTGCCAACCCCAATCCAAGGACCAGGTCCGCTGGCAGTGCAACCAGCCCAGTGCCAGGCATGGCCCAGAGAAGCTGTCTGAGAAGTTCCAGCGCTTCACACCCTTTACCCTGGGCAAGGAGTTCAAAGAGGGACACAGCTACTACTACATCT CCAAACCCATCCACTACCAGGAAGACCAGTGCTTGAGGTTGAAGGTGAACGTCAATGGCAAAATCA CTCACAGTCCTCAGGCCCATGCCAATGCACAGGAGAAGAGGCTTCCAGCAG ACGACCCAGAGGTGCAGGTTCTACATAGCATTGGTCACAGTGCCGCCCCCCGCCTCTTCCCACTCGCCTGGGCTGTGCTGCTCCTGCCATTCCTGCTGCTGCAAACCCTATGA
- the EFNA1 gene encoding ephrin-A1 isoform X1 has translation MEFLWAPLLGLCCSLAAADRHTVFWNSSNPKFRNEDYTVHVQLNDYLDIICPHYEDESVADAAMERYTLYLVEREQYQLCQPQSKDQVRWQCNQPSARHGPEKLSEKFQRFTPFTLGKEFKEGHSYYYISKPIHYQEDQCLRLKVNVNGKISECHSLVGLLAPSLFWAWSSDLGWLGSPTAQPTQHSHPSASLVYQVPDLRPSLSFSSQSSGPCQCTGEEASSRRPRGAGST, from the exons ATGGAGTTCCTCTGGGCCCCTCTCTTGGGTCTGTGCTGCAGTCTGGCCGCTGCTGACCGCCACACCGTCTTCTGGAACAGTTCAAACCCCAA GTTTCGGAATGAGGACTACACAGTACACGTGCAGTTAAATGACTACCTGGACATCATCTGTCCTCATTATGAGGATGAGTCTGTGGCAGACGCTGCCATGGAGCGGTACACACTGTACCTGGTGGAGCGCGAGCAGTACCAACTGTGCCAACCCCAATCCAAGGACCAGGTCCGCTGGCAGTGCAACCAGCCCAGTGCCAGGCATGGCCCAGAGAAGCTGTCTGAGAAGTTCCAGCGCTTCACACCCTTTACCCTGGGCAAGGAGTTCAAAGAGGGACACAGCTACTACTACATCT CCAAACCCATCCACTACCAGGAAGACCAGTGCTTGAGGTTGAAGGTGAACGTCAATGGCAAAATCAGTGAGTGTCACAGCCTTGTGGGCCTCCTTGCTCCATCCCTATTCTGGGCCTGGTCTAGTGATCTGGGATGGTTGGGAAGTCCCACTGCCCAGCCCACCCAGCATTCCCACCCCTCTGCCTCCTTGGTGTACCAAGTACCTGACCTAAGACCATCCTTATCCTTCAGCTCACAGTCCTCAGGCCCATGCCAATGCACAGGAGAAGAGGCTTCCAGCAG ACGACCCAGAGGTGCAGGTTCTACATAG
- the SLC50A1 gene encoding sugar transporter SWEET1 isoform X3, producing the protein MEAGGLADSLLSGACVLFTLGMFSTGLSDLKHMRMTRSVDSVQFLPFLTTDVNNLSWLSYGALKGNWTLIVVNAVGAVLQTLYILVYLHYCHRKAKVIRTKSTQRLSFSLTIATLLTSASWTFYGFRLKDPYIVVPNLPGILTSFIRFWLFWKYPQEQDRNYQLLQT; encoded by the exons ATGGAGGCGGGCGGATTGGCCGACTCGCTTCTTTCCGGAGCTTGCGTGCTCTTCACCCTCGGCATGTTCTCCACCGGCCT CTCGGACCTCAAGCACATGCGGATGACCCGGAGTGTGGACAGTGTCCAGTTCCTGCCCTTTCTCACCACGGACGTCAA CAACCTGAGCTGGCTGAGTTATGGGGCCCTGAAGGGAAACTGGACGCTAATCGTCGTCAACGCCGTGGGTGCTGTGCTTCAGACCCTGTATATCTTGGTGTATCTGCACTACTGCCATCGGAAG GCCAAGGTCATTCGTACTAAATCGACCCAACGTCTCTCCTTTTCACTCACCATTGCCACCCTCCTCACCTCTGCCTCCTGGACGTTCTATGGGTTTCGACTAAAAGATCCCTACATTGTG GTGCCCAACCTTCCAGGAATCCTCACCAGCTTCATTCGCTTCTGGCTTTTCTGGAAATACCCCCAGGAGCAAGACAGGAACTATCAACTTCTACAAACCTGA
- the SLC50A1 gene encoding sugar transporter SWEET1 isoform X2: MRMTRSVDSVQFLPFLTTDVNNLSWLSYGALKGNWTLIVVNAVGAVLQTLYILVYLHYCHRKHAVLLQTATLLGVLVLGFGYFWLLVPDTETRLQQLGLFCSVFTISMYLSPLADLAKVIRTKSTQRLSFSLTIATLLTSASWTFYGFRLKDPYIVVPNLPGILTSFIRFWLFWKYPQEQDRNYQLLQT; encoded by the exons ATGCGGATGACCCGGAGTGTGGACAGTGTCCAGTTCCTGCCCTTTCTCACCACGGACGTCAA CAACCTGAGCTGGCTGAGTTATGGGGCCCTGAAGGGAAACTGGACGCTAATCGTCGTCAACGCCGTGGGTGCTGTGCTTCAGACCCTGTATATCTTGGTGTATCTGCACTACTGCCATCGGAAG CATGCTGTGCTCCTTCAGACTGCAACCCTGCTGGGGGTCCTTGTCCTGGGTTTTGGCTACTTTTGGCTCCTGGTGCCCGACACTGAGACCCGGCTTCAGCAGCTGGGCCTCTTCTGCAGTGTCTTCACCATCAGTATGTACCTCTCACCACTAGCTGACTTG GCCAAGGTCATTCGTACTAAATCGACCCAACGTCTCTCCTTTTCACTCACCATTGCCACCCTCCTCACCTCTGCCTCCTGGACGTTCTATGGGTTTCGACTAAAAGATCCCTACATTGTG GTGCCCAACCTTCCAGGAATCCTCACCAGCTTCATTCGCTTCTGGCTTTTCTGGAAATACCCCCAGGAGCAAGACAGGAACTATCAACTTCTACAAACCTGA